GACAGCCCTCCAGCCGCCGCTCCTGGTCGAACCGCAACAGGGCCGCCCGGTTGAGGTGTTCCGCGGCGGTCATGCGTGCCTCCCCCCGGCCCGCTCGTACCGGGCCCTCGGCCGGTCAGCCGCCGGTCGACGGCCCGTGCCCACCGGATGATCCTCCGGCCGAAGAGCCGGCGCCAGACGGCCCGGTGACAGCGCCCGCCCAGGGAGGGCCGGCAACAGTACGCCCCGGGGCTCCGAGGACACCAGCCGTGGATCCCGCCGCTCCCGCCGGAGTCGGCCGTCAGTGCCTCCGCGTACGCGCCGAGCCGCTTCTGCTGCTCCGAGGTCACGTGCCGGATCTCCCAGAGCAGCGAGGCGCTGTCGACCACCACCCCCACCCTGGCCCCCAGCCACCCTGGCCCCCAGCCTGGCCCCCGGGCAGGTGCCACCGCGGGGGTGTCAATGCCGGCAGGACAGCCGGACGCGCAGGAGCTCGGTCCGCAGCACGGGTGTGCCGTCGACCGGTGCCGGGTCCTGCGCGGTCGGCTCGATTCCTCCGGCGGCGGTTTTGTCGAGTGTGGCCAGGCCGTCGGGGCCGACCGTGCCGAACACCGTGTAGTTCGGGCGTAGTGCGGAGTCGCCGTAGACGACGAAGAACTGTGAGCCGTTCGTGTCCGGACCGGCGTTGGCCATCGCCAGCACGCCGCGCCCGTACAGGCGGCGCGCCCCGGTCGGATCGGTCGGTGCGGGTGGCAAATCCACCGGTAGCTCGTCCTTGTACTTGTACCCGGGCCCTCCCTCACCGGTCCCGGTCGGGTCGCCGCACTGCAGGACCTTCAGCGTCGGATACGCCGTCAGACGGT
Above is a window of Streptomyces sp. NBC_01426 DNA encoding:
- a CDS encoding peptidylprolyl isomerase, which gives rise to MNRALISAFAAVTLVVSGGSAATASDGAPPRTTHGPCRYAQTPDEPPARHVPLPPDPRRTPGRGTVDMAVATSQGPLPLRLDQAKAPCTVQSFLHLARHGFYDRTVCHRLTAYPTLKVLQCGDPTGTGEGGPGYKYKDELPVDLPPAPTDPTGARRLYGRGVLAMANAGPDTNGSQFFVVYGDSALRPNYTVFGTVGPDGLATLDKTAAGGIEPTAQDPAPVDGTPVLRTELLRVRLSCRH